In Solanum lycopersicum chromosome 5, SLM_r2.1, the following are encoded in one genomic region:
- the LOC101252687 gene encoding ALBINO3-like protein 1, chloroplastic, whose amino-acid sequence MATFFPSLGPNSILSPFVDRTRTLNPVFQRTHFGNLPLNKPFSRGMLGVARFGLGQDPFPDPETAELFFKDLLTRTEGFLYTVADAAVSGSVDTVVDTTESVKQNSDWLSGITNGMETVLKVLKDGLSTLHVPYSYGFAIILLTILVKAATFPLTKKQVESSLATRSMAPQIKAIQERYAGDQERIQLETARLYKLAGVNPLAGCLPTLATIPIWIGLYRALSNVANEGLLTEGFFWIPSLAGPTTVAARQTGSGTSWLFPFVDGHPPLGWSDTFAYLVLPVLLVVSQYISIQIMQPSQQSDDPNVKNSQAITKFLPLMLGYFSLSVPSGLSLYWLTNNILSTGQQVWLQKLGGAKVPTLKLSDDTPKKEQPQIQKLVSEATIAKKKDANPTSDKPRQGERFKQLKEQEARKRQQREEEKRRAEVAANYRKEDKSVGLETRDEIDSINGDSTSLSRNASTSENYHIVNDDSTYSEVKADERSQTGKISDDHNDGEDQHVSDIRKKGETVTSTTRATDDKLPLEVAQEDRSE is encoded by the exons ATGGCGACTTTTTTCCCTTCTCTTGGACCCAACTCAATATTATCTCCATTTGTAGACCGAACAAGAACCCTAAACCCAGTTTTCCAGCGAACCCACTTTGGAAATCTTCCACTTAACAAACCCTTTTCAAGGGGTATGCTTGGAGTAGCTCGATTCGGGTTGGGACAGGATCCATTTCCTGACCCGGAAACTGCAGAGTTGTTTTTCAAGGATTTGCTTACTCGGACTGAAGGGTTTTTGTATACAGTTGCTGATGCTGCTGTTTCAGGTTCTGTTGATACTGTTGTTGACACCACTGAAAGTGTTAAACAAAATAGTGATTGGCTTTCTGGTATTACTAATGGAATGGAGACTGTTTTGAAG GTTCTGAAGGATGGGCTCTCAACTTTACATGTGCCGTATTCTTATGGTTTTGCAATCATTCTACTAACAATACTAGTAAAAGCTGCAACTTTTCCTCTAACCAAAAAACAG GTAGAATCATCACTGGCAACGCGATCTATGGCACCACAAATAAAGGCTATTCAGGAGCGATATGCTGGAGACCAG GAGAGGATCCAACTTGAAACTGCTCGTCTTTATAAACTAGCTGGCGTGAATCCACTGGCAG GATGTCTGCCAACTCTTGCCACTATACCTATATGGATTGGTCTTTATAGGGCCCTCTCAAATGTGGCAAATGAG GGACTTCTGACAGAAGGCTTCTTCTGGATACCCTCGCTAGCTGGTCCAACAACAGTTGCTGCCCGTCAAACTGGAAGTGGCACCTCTTGGCTTTTCCCTTTTGTA GATGGTCATCCTCCGCTTGGTTGGTCTGATACTTTTGCGTATCTTGTCTTGCCTGTATTGTTGGTTGTCTCCCAGTACATCTCTATTCAAATCATGCAACCATCTCAACAG AGTGATGATCCAAATGTGAAGAACTCTCAAGCGATAACTAAGTTTCTCCCTCTAATGCTTGGTTACTTTTCGCTGTCAGTTCCTTCTGGTCTGAGCCTATATTG GTTAACAAACAACATACTTAGCACCGGCCAACAAGTATGGCTTCAGAAGTTGGGAGGTGCAAAAGTTCCAACGTTGAAATTAAGTGATGATACACCTAAGAAAGAGCAACCTCAAATTCAGAAATTAGTCTCTGAAGCAACAATAGCTAAAAAGAAAGATGCAAATCCTACTTCAGATAAGCCCCGCCAGGGTGAAAG gTTTAAACAGTTAAAGGAACAAGAAGCAAGAAAACGACAACAGAGGGAGGAGGAGAAGAGGAGAGCAGAGGTAGCAGCTAATTATAGAAAAGAAGACAAGTCAGTTGGGTTAGAAACTAGGGACGAAATTGACTCTATTAATGGTGATTCTACATCTCTGAGTCGCAACGCTTCCACTTCTGAAAATTATCATATTGTAAATGATGATAGTACTTATTCGGAAGTGAAGGCAGATGAAAGAAGTCAAACTGGTAAAATTTCAGATGATCACAACGATGGAGAGGATCAGCATGTTTCTGACATAAGAAAGAAG GGCGAAACTGTTACTTCTACCACCAGAGCTACAGATGATAAGCTTCCACTTGAAGTTGCACAAGAAGACAGAAGCGAGTAA